One window from the genome of Buchnera aphidicola str. Ua (Uroleucon ambrosiae) encodes:
- the eno gene encoding phosphopyruvate hydratase, translating to MSKIIKIIAREIIDSRGNPTIESEVHLEDGSIGLASSPSGASTGSLEAIELRDNDKDRFMGKGVKKAVTLINKEISTALHNKNAKNQSDIDYTMIHLDGTSNKSKLGANAILSVSLAVAKAAAVSKKIPLYQHIADINGTPNIFSMPLPMINIINGGKHADNNIDIQEFMIQPIGAKTIKEAIRIGCEIFHTLGALLKEKKMSTTVGDEGGYAPNLKSNEEALNIINEAIFRTKYQLGKDIRLAIDCAASELYNKKNKKYELKGENISFTSQEFTHYLEKLSNKYPIISIEDGQDESDWKGFLYQTKKLGHKIQLVGDDLFVTNSNLLKKGIQLGVANSILIKLNQIGTLTETIEAIKIAKKANYNVIISHRSGETEDCSIADLSVGTSSGQIKTGSVSRSDRTVKYNQLIRIEEKLGVKNAPFHGLREIISAF from the coding sequence ATGTCTAAAATTATAAAAATTATTGCACGTGAAATTATAGATTCTCGAGGAAACCCTACTATCGAATCTGAAGTACATTTAGAAGATGGTTCTATAGGATTAGCTTCTTCTCCTTCTGGAGCTTCTACAGGTTCATTAGAAGCTATAGAATTAAGAGATAATGATAAAGATAGATTCATGGGAAAAGGAGTAAAAAAAGCAGTAACGCTTATCAATAAAGAAATATCTACAGCATTGCACAACAAGAATGCCAAAAATCAAAGTGATATTGATTATACTATGATTCATTTAGATGGAACATCAAATAAATCTAAACTAGGTGCAAATGCAATTTTATCTGTATCTTTAGCTGTTGCGAAAGCTGCTGCTGTATCTAAAAAAATACCATTATATCAACATATTGCAGACATTAATGGTACCCCAAATATATTTTCTATGCCTCTTCCAATGATTAATATTATTAATGGAGGAAAGCATGCTGATAATAATATTGATATACAAGAATTTATGATTCAACCAATTGGTGCTAAAACAATTAAAGAAGCTATACGTATAGGATGTGAAATATTTCATACTTTAGGTGCTTTGCTAAAAGAAAAAAAAATGAGTACTACAGTAGGAGATGAAGGAGGATACGCTCCAAATTTAAAATCTAATGAAGAAGCTTTAAACATAATTAACGAAGCCATATTCAGAACTAAATATCAATTAGGAAAAGATATCCGATTAGCAATAGATTGTGCAGCTTCAGAATTATATAATAAAAAAAACAAAAAATATGAATTAAAAGGAGAAAATATTTCTTTTACTTCACAAGAATTTACTCATTACTTAGAAAAGTTATCTAATAAATACCCTATAATTTCAATTGAAGATGGACAAGATGAATCTGATTGGAAAGGTTTTTTATATCAAACAAAAAAACTAGGTCATAAAATACAATTAGTTGGAGACGATTTATTTGTTACAAATTCTAACCTGTTAAAAAAAGGTATTCAATTAGGTGTCGCAAATTCTATTTTAATTAAATTAAACCAAATTGGTACATTAACAGAAACAATAGAAGCAATAAAAATAGCTAAAAAAGCAAATTATAACGTTATTATTTCTCATCGCTCAGGTGAAACAGAAGATTGTTCTATAGCAGATTTATCTGTAGGAACATCATCAGGTCAAATTAAAACAGGTTCTGTAAGTCGTTCTGATAGAACTGTGAAATATAATCAACTAATTAGAATAGAAGAAAAGTTAGGCGTGAAAAATGCTCCTTTTCATGGCTTAAGAGAAATTATATCTGCATTTTAA
- a CDS encoding peptidoglycan DD-metalloendopeptidase family protein: MQVKLFFCFFLLFFYHIFAFGLSIHQRNYSDFDFKKKNTKKFIFYKKNEIFHFLRLDKNFFSIKDNILIKNKNFIGILNQNIFKIFYIVKSKDTLYSIAKKSNHNYHELSKFNLIKKPNKIIIGQKIWIGDFKINKNNCYIFNTKKYISCKTIFKDASHILNLFKSNIQFNKIYLCFSKKLKNNNEFFHKKNLKFSHIWYWPVIKKKMQNVYNSVLSSNKKIEISGVKGQSVFAAAAGEVVCVIDCFKKYGRLIIIKNNKNYFSIYAFNDLILVKKKDKVYAKQKIATMGLSPKKKIARLYFEIRYQGESINPLTVLP; this comes from the coding sequence ATGCAAGTAAAATTATTTTTTTGCTTTTTTTTGTTATTTTTTTATCATATTTTTGCGTTTGGATTATCTATTCATCAAAGAAATTATTCTGATTTTGATTTTAAAAAAAAAAATACAAAAAAGTTTATATTTTATAAAAAAAATGAAATTTTTCACTTTTTAAGGTTAGATAAAAATTTTTTTTCTATTAAAGATAATATTCTTATTAAGAATAAAAATTTTATTGGTATTCTAAATCAAAATATATTTAAAATATTTTATATTGTCAAATCAAAAGATACTTTATATTCTATTGCTAAAAAGTCTAATCATAATTATCATGAATTATCTAAATTTAATTTAATTAAAAAACCTAATAAAATAATTATAGGACAAAAAATATGGATAGGAGATTTTAAAATTAATAAAAATAATTGTTATATTTTTAATACAAAAAAATATATATCTTGTAAGACTATCTTTAAAGATGCATCACATATTTTAAATTTATTTAAAAGCAATATACAATTTAATAAAATATATTTGTGTTTTAGTAAAAAATTAAAAAATAATAATGAATTTTTTCATAAAAAAAATTTGAAATTTTCTCATATTTGGTATTGGCCTGTTATTAAAAAAAAGATGCAAAATGTTTATAATTCTGTATTAAGTAGTAATAAAAAAATAGAAATTTCTGGTGTTAAAGGACAATCAGTATTTGCTGCAGCTGCAGGAGAAGTTGTGTGTGTTATCGATTGTTTTAAAAAATATGGTCGATTAATAATTATTAAAAATAATAAAAATTATTTTAGTATTTATGCTTTTAATGATTTAATTTTAGTAAAGAAAAAAGATAAAGTATATGCAAAACAAAAAATTGCAACTATGGGTTTATCTCCGAAAAAAAAAATAGCACGACTTTATTTTGAAATACGTTATCAAGGAGAATCAATTAACCCGTTAACTGTATTACCTTAA